GGCCCAGGCTGCCCTGAACCAGGGGCGTAGCGTGCTGCTCCTGGCTCCGGAAGTGGCTTTGTCCGCCCAGATCTGGAACGAGGTGAATCGCCGGTTTCCAGGAACACCCCGGCACTGGTATCATGGCTCGCTGGCGGCAGGGACAAAGCTGGCCGTTTTTCGCGCCCTGGGTCATCAGGCCACACCCCAGATTGTGGTGGGCACCCGGTCGGCGCTGTTCTTGCCTTTTGCCAACCTGGGGCTGATCGTTCTGGATGAGGAGCACGACGCCTCCTACAAGCAGGATGAGGGCTTCACCTACCAGGCCAAGGAAGTGGCCTTTTTTCGGATCAGGCAACACGGCGGTCTGTTGCTGCTGGGCTCGGCCACCCCGGACATCAAAAGCTTTCACGCTGCGGAACAGGGTGATATCGGCCGACTCAGCTTGCGGCACCGGGTCAGCCACAGGCCACTGCCGGAGATACAGCTCGTGGACATGCGCCCGGAACCCCGTTCCGTGCCTTTGTCCTCACTATGTCGTACCGAACTGACAGGGGTTCTGGAACGAGGTGAGCAGGCCATGTTTTTGCTCAATCGGCGTGGATTCGCTCCACTGGTCTCCTGTCTGGACTGTGGCACAGCCCCCAAGTGTCCGCGTTGCGAGGTTGGCCTGACCTACCACAAGGGTTGGGAGCGCCTGCTTTGCCATTACTGCGGCCACGCCCAAGCTTTCCCTCTGGGTTGTGGACAGTGCGGGGGCACCCGTTTCCTGCCCATGGGCGAGGGGACCGAGGGATTGGAAGAGTACCTGGAAAATCAGGGGGCCACCGGAGAGGGCATTGTCCGATTGGATCGGGACAGCACCAAGCTGAAAGGGAGCATGGAGCAGATCCTGGAGGCCTTTGGTCAGGGGCGGGCCCAGGTGATGGTTGGAACCCAGATGCTCAGCAAGGGGCATCATTTTCCCAACGTGACCATGGTTGTGGCCGTGGACGGGGATGTGGGCCTGAACCTTCCGGATTACAGGGCCGCGGAAAAGACGTTTCAGCTGCTGGTCCAGCTGGCGGGGCGGGCCGGACGCGGGGACCGCCCCGGTCGGGTGTTGATCCAGACTCGCAATCCGGAGCACCCCTGCTGGGAGCATATCCGCACCGGAAACTACGAAGGATTTTTTGCCCAGGAATTGGAACGTCGCCGCAAATTCGCCTATCCGCCCTTTGTCAAGCTAGCCATGATTCGACTGAGCTTTCCTCGCGAATGGGAGAACGGCCCGGCCTTGGTGGCCGCGGCCGGAGAGCATCTGCGTCAGGAAGCAGACCGCCTGGGCCTGCGTGTTCTTGGCCCGGCCCCGGCCCCCCTGGGCCTGCTTAATGGCCGCAAGCGCTTTCAATGCCTGCTCAAAGCCATGTCCTGGCAATCCCTGCGCGAAATCTACACCAGCCTGCGAGCCTCACTTCCCGCCTCTTCCCCCCTGCGCGCGACATTGGATCTGGATCCAGTGAATATGCTCTAAATGATTCCGGTGAGATCGATGCACATGGTACGGGAAGTCTTCTTCAGGCTGTCACCACCGCTCTGCACCGGACCCATGCCTGTCGTTTTTTAATTGAACCCACCTTTCAACATTCTGCTATATTTCATTTTTTTGTACTTGGCTGATATTCGGTTTTATGGGTTTGATTCACAGCAGTGTTGTCCGGTTAATCGGACAACACTGCTATCCTGCTACAGTTGAGAATTTCTCATGGACAGGTCTAGGAGCTTGATATACATTCTCTAACCTGGATCACTCTCAGGAGCCACTTCGGACAGTGATCGTGAAGATCTAGGAGCCAACTGCACATATGAGAAGAACATACCAATGACTTGGTACATTGCCGCGCCGATCATCGCCGTCGTCCTACTCCTGAACATGACGGGACCCCTTGATGCTTTTGATCAAGCCGACCTGGATCAATTGCGGGGGAGCAGACAGTGTCCGAATTGCAATTTGAGCGGGGCGAACCTGAGCGGAGCAAGACTGAACAGGGCCGACCTCAGCGAAGCTAATCTGCGCAACGCCGACCTGAGTTGGGCCAATCTCAACGGTGCTAGGCTGGTGGGAGCCGATCTGAGCCAGGCCGACCTGAGCAGTGCCAACCTGAGCTGGTCCGACCTGAGCGGAGCGAACCTGACCGAAACAACCCTGACCCGAGCCAACCTGACAGGGGCCAAACTCAGCGGGGCCGCCTGGATCGATGGACGCGAATGCGCCGAAGGCTCCATAGGGGTATGCGGTTGATCACGCTCCGTCCGTAGGGCAGGTCCACGCCGTCTCGGCCGTCCTGGCACCTTGTTTGAAAAAGCGACACCCGGAAATCAGCATGACCCAAGGAGCAATGAAATGGCCTCTTTCAAGTGCGACAACTGCGGAAACACTCTTGAAGCAGCAACGCCGCCGGAAATCTGCCCGGCATGCTCGAAAAAGTGTTCATTCGTGGATGTGACCTGCTACACTCCGGAATGTGGCGGACCGGATTCCCAGAACATCAACCCAACCATGTTTCAAAAAAAGAACGCGTCTGACAAAACTCAAGGCTAACCTCACCCAGATCCAGACTACCCATTCACCCCGGCTACTTGTTTCCAGCTGTCAGGGGCCGCTTCAGCTCAAATTTCTGTCCATGCATTCGGAGGTGAATCCATGAAACGAAAGACGAGCGCACTCCCCATGCTGCTTACGCTTTTGCTTGTGGCTTTTTATGCCCATTGCGGACGTGAGACGTCCATCGCGGATGCCGGAGAGTCTCGCATCCATCGCACGGTCATCATGTCCGGTTTAAGCAATCCATGGGATTTGGCCTTTGCTTCGGACGGGGCCATGCTCTTCACGGAAAAATGCCGGGGGCTCTTCGTGCGGACGTCGGATGGCACGGTTCGGCATTTGTTTGGAAACCGCGGCGCGACTCTGGAGGCGGACGATTTTTTTTGCCGTGGACAGAGTGGCATGTTGGGCGTGGCCCTGGATCCGGCATTCGCGGAGAATCGCCGGGTTTTCGTGTTCATGGCCTCGCAGGCCAATAGGGTGAGGACCAACCGCGTCGTGCGTCTCACTGTGGACGAGACGTACGTCACTGTCTCGGATCGTATGGACATTATTGATGATATTCCCTTCAAACAGTCCTTCAGCCGCTGGGGCCGGGCAGGGGCGCACAGCGGAGGACGAATTCGGTTCAGTCCGACTGACGGCTACCTGTATGTCGCCACCGGCGACAACCATGAAGGCCGGTTGCCCCAGGATCTTTCCCGCCTGGGGGGCAAGGTGCTGCGGGTGGATGGTGATGGCCGGGCCGCAGCGGGCAATGCCATCCCGGCCGATGGTGATCCGCGTATTTTCACCCACGGGCACCGCAATGTGCAGGGCCTCGCCTTTCATCCGGAAACGGGCCGGCCCTTTGCCTGCGAACACGGTCCGGCTCATGACGACGAGGTTACGCCCCTGTCTCCCGGCGGCAATGGCGGCTGGGACCCGGCGCCCTTGCCGGGAGTCTCGTGTTGGCACGACTACTGCGGCTACACCTCCAACAATCCTGAAGGCCGACCCACGCCCATGACGGATCTGAACCGATTCCCCGATGCCCTGCAGCCATCCTGGAACAATCGCGGTGATTCGGAGGGAATGGGGCCCTGCGTCTTCCTGGAAGGTCCGCACTGGCAGGACTGGGAAGGGCGGCTGGCTGTGGGGTTTCTGCGCGGGGCGCGCATTGAGCTGTTGACGTTGGACGCCGCGGACATGACCACGGAGGCAATCGTCATCCCCGGTCTGCCGTCCCAGCGCATGCGCTCCCTGGTCCTGGGGCCGGATGGGGCGCTTTATGTCGCCACCGACGGAGGGGGAATCTGGCGGTTGGAGTCAATATGAGTCGAACCGGAGGAAGACAGCTCACGGACCTGAAGAACATCGGCAAGAAGATTGCCGGGCGGCTGAACGAGGCCGGAATTTTCACCGAGGACGATCTGCGGCGCTTGGGCGCGGCCGAGGCGCACCGGAAGATCAAGGAGCGCCACCCGGCGGAGACGCTGCCGGTGTGCTACTACCTGTACTCCTTCGAAGGGGCGCTGACCGACATGCACTGGAACGCAATCGGCGAGGCGCGCAAGCGGGAGCTCCAGGCCCAAATCAGTGGGTGACGCCGCCTGGACGGGCCATGCCGATATCCTACTAACGGGACGGTCTGACCTGGAGCACACCGACGCTGTTCTGGCCTTCCGGCCCGCCAAAGGTCTCCAGGCTCAGGGAGGCATCGACACCATGTCCGGCAACCACCCAGACCGCATTGCGGTTGCCGCGTTCTTGTTCAGGAAGCTCCTCACGGACGATCTCCCAGCCGTGGGCAGTGAAGCCCGTGGAAAAGAACTCCAGAACCTGGGGCCAGGGGGTGGTAAAGGTGAAATTCACGAAGTGCGTATTCAGGACTTTGCGGTTGTTGCCGACGGTGAACTCCTCGAGGAACGGCAGCTTGGCGGCAACGTCCCCCGGCAGTTCGAGTCCATGGGCCGCTGCCGTGTTTTCCGGGTGCGCGGCGATAACGGATAGGGGGGTAAGCGACAGGGCAAACAGGGCAAACAGGGTCAGTTTGCTGATGAACAAGCGAAATGGGGACATGATGAAGACCTCCGGATGAAAGGAATCGCGGATTCTACCGCGTGGTGAATCCACAACATTGTTTACGTAACTGAGTGTTGAAAAAGTCCTTATCTGGCAGTCCGTTCAAAAACCCCAAGTGCAAGGAGCAAAAAAAGTTATCCGGACACGTCCTGTGTCCGGCCCCTCCGGGCTGTGGCTTCGCCACATTTTCGATTGCCGTCCTGGCAATCGAATCAAGATCGAAGCGTATTTATTCATACGTGAGAGTTTGAACTGTTTGTAGCGACGCAGCAATTGGGGGTTTTTCAACGGACTGGTAACGAGGAATGTATGATCAGGTTGAATAATACCGTGATCCCGGATGATGAGACTGATACGCTGATTCCCGGGCATGCGCAAAGCGATGAAACGGGGAAAACAACTGAGCCCGACGCGGAAAGCGGCTCCACGGATGTGTTGCAGGGCATTATCGCCATTTTGGACAGTCTGGATGAATGGCAAAAAGACCGGGAAAGGAAGGGGTCCTGATGTTTTCCCTCATGTTCGTGCCAAGTGGCATCCTTCGACAGCGCTCCGCGCCAATCCTGCCCCGGCCTGTTCGTACATATTGAAGGCCGTGCAGACACCGATGGCCGAGAGTTCCTCCACTTCCTCGGGGAATCGAGCAATGGCCGCCACTTGGCAATTGAAGCCCAGGTTGCGCAGTTGTTGGGCCGCATAGAGGTTGCCCTGGTGGTTGGGCATGGCCAGGATGACCAACTCCAACCTGATGTCCTTGCGCAGTTTCAGCCAGAACTCCGTATCGCAGGCATCGCCCAGGATCACGTTACGGCCCTGGGTGCGGTTGAAATCAACCCGATCCGGGGCGTGTTCCACGCCACAAATTTGCTTGCCATAGGTTTTTTGCAGCTCATCGTAGGCACCTGAACCGATACGGCCCATTCCCAGAACGACGGCCTTGACCTCGCCCAGGTCGATGGGCATGTCGTGAGGGTGGCAATAATCCCGCTCAAACCGGCACAACCAGGTGAGTAGCCGGCGATAGACGAACTCGGAATGGGTGCTCAGCGGGGAGGAGAGGGCAAAGCTGATGCTCACGGTCATGGCCGTGATCAATAGCCAATCACCGGAGAGCATTCCCTGACCCACGGCGATGGCCGCGACGATCAAACCGAACTCTGAGTAATTGGTCAGGGTCAACGAGGCGAAGAGGCTGGAGCGCGACCGCATTCCGAAACGGCTGACAATGAGATGGTAGACGCCCGTCTTCACGGGAAGAATCAGACAAAGCAGCACGGAGGCAAACAGCATTTCCAGTGTGGGCAGGCCCGTCATGCCGATGGAGAGAAAAAATCCCACCAGCATCAGTTCCTTGAAACCAAACAGAGCCTTGGACAGCTCCGAGGCCCGGGGATGCCCGGCGATCATCACGCCCACCACCAACGCACCGAGGTCCGGCTTCAGTCCGACCAGGGAAAAACCTTCGGCTCCGACGCCCAGGGCGATGAACAGGCCGCACAAAATGAACAATTCGCCCCGTCCAGCCAGGTCCAGGAGCCGGTAAAGCACTGGCCGCAAAAAAGGAAGGGCGAGCACGCCCAAGGCCCAGACGCTTGGTGCCTTGCCCTCGGAAACGCTCAGAAAAAGCACGGCGAAGAGATCCTGCATGATCAGAATCCCGATGGCGATTCGACCGTAAAATGCCGTCAAATCGCCTTTTTCCTCCAGTACCTTGACCGCGAACACCGTACTGGAAAAAGACAGGGCAAAACCCAGGACCAGAATCGTCTGCCAGGACATGTCCAGCAGTGGAGTATCCAGCCAGTATTGCCCCAAAAACAGAATGCCGCACATCAAGGCCGTGGTCAAAATCATCTGAACCGTGGCGCTGGCCCATATCTCGGCCTTGAGCAGACCGCGGACATCCAGCTTCAATCCAATGGAAAACAACAGCAGCTTAATGCCCAGATCCGCCACCAAATCCAGTCCTGAAGGCGGCAGAAGCCCGACCATGTTGTAGGCGAACCCGGCCACGAGGAACCCGACCATGGGCGGCAGGCCGATCCGGGTCAATGCCAGGCCGAATAGAAACGCGAAGCTGACAAGAATAACGAGCATTGCATATTCTCCAAAGGCGACGAGAAGCAGGGGAAACAGGAATCAGCGGGGTCAGGGTAATCCGCGACGGCCACGTCGCCATGCGGCTTGTGACAAAACCCCGAGCAAACATCAAGAAAGATCTGCCTTTTGGGGAGCGGTTCGTCTTGCGTGACGGTCCCTCCGGGCGTAATGAGTCCATCGGAATGGCTTGCGAAATGAACCGTCAAACCAGGACAAGGAGCAACCCGCACATGCGCATCGTGATCATCGGGGCCGGGGAGATCGGCTTCCACGTGGCTCAGCGCCTTTCCAAGGAACACAAGGATGTGGTGGTCATCGACAAGAATCCGGAGACGCTGAGGAGGATCAGCGATCACCTGGACGTGCAGACCATCGAAGGTTCCGGGAGCAGCCCGGTGATTCTGGAGCAGGCCGGAATAGTGCAGGCCAGGTTGTTGCTGGCGGTTACGGACAGTGACGAGGCTAACCTCACAGCCTGTCTGTTCGCGCGGGCTCTAGCCCCGGAATTGACCAAACTGGCTCGGATCCGCAACCAGGAATATCTGCACTACAAATCTACCTTGACCAGGGAAATCCTGAACATCGCCCACGTGATCAATCCGGATCAGGAGGTGGTCCGCGCCCTGGAGCGGATGCTGGAGATTCCCGGGGCCATGGAGGTCAATACTTTTGCCGGGGGGCGGGTCAAGCTGATCGGGGTCAGACTCTGCCCGGACAGCCCATTGATCGGCCTGCGTCTCATGGATATCCCGGACCGTTATCGGGATAACCGGTTCATCGTCGCGGCCATTGTCCGTGACGAACGGCTGCTGATTCCCACCGGTCCCGATACACTGCGCCGGGAAGACGTGGTTTACTTCATCTGTGCCGACACACAGGTCGAGCACGTCTTGCCCCTGTTTTCCCCCTGCACCACCAAAGTCCGCAACGTCATGATCATCGGCGGCGGCGGTGTAGGACTTCTGGCTGCCCAGGCCCTGGAGCGCAATGGTTTTTCCGTCAAGCTTATTGAACGCGATCCGCAACGCTGTGAACAACTGGCCGGCGCACTGGAAAAGACCATCGTGCTCCACGGCGACGGTTCGGACGGAGACCTGCTTCAGGAGGAGGGCATCCGGGAAACCGACGCCTTCATCGCCCTGACCGGCGGTGAAGAGACCAACGTCCTGCTTTCTCTCCTGGCCAAACGAATGGGGGCGGACAAGACCATCACCCGGATCAACAAGTTCGCCTACATCCCCCTGGCCAGGGCCATCGGCCTGGAGAACGTGATCAGTCCCCGGATTGCCGCGGTCCACACCATTTTCCGCCATGTCCGCCGAGGCAAGGTCATTTCCTCGGTCCTCATCCGCGGTGAAGAGGCTGAGGCTTTGGAGGCCATGGCCCAGGAAAAAACGCCCATCGTCCACAAGCCGATAAAAGATCTGCACTTTCCCAAGGGCGCGCTGATCCTCTGCGTGATCCGTGGCGAAGAAGTGATCATTCCGGACGGAGCCAGTGTGATCCTCCCCGGAGACAGAATCGTGATCCTTTGCTCCAGGGCGAACATTGCCAAAGTGGAGCGGGCGTTGGCCGTCAAACTGGAATACATCTGATCATCAAGCACACGTCACAAAACACCTTGAGGAATAGCAATGCACTGGCGAGGCATCTTCTCCTACACCGGCGCGATTATCGCCGCCGTGGGCCTGCTCATGCTCCCGGCCCTGGTGTGTTCGCTGTATTACGGTGACGCGGGCGTCGCGCCCCTGCTGTTGTCCATGGTTTCGGTCAGCCTCGCGGGGTTGGCCCTGTACCTGGTTTGGCGCAAGCACGCCCCGGAAACTGTGAACAGCCGGGAAGCCATGACCATCGTGGCCCTGTGCTGGATCAGCGCCGGGCTTGTCGGGGCCTTGCCGTTCCATCTCGGCGGCGTGTTCGACTCCTTTACGGACGCCTTTTTCGAGTCGGTCTCGGGGTTCACCACCACGGGCTCATCCGTGCTCACGGACATCGAAGCCGTGGCTCCGGGCCTGCTCTTCTGGCGCAGCCTGACCCAATGGATCGGCGGCATGGGCATCATCGTTCTGTCCGTGGCCGTGCTGCCCATTCTCGGAGTGGGCGGCATGCACCTTTACCGGGCCGAATTTTCCGGCGGCAGGCAGGATCGGATCAAGCCCCGGGTCCGGGCAGCGGCCCTGTCGTTGTGGAAGGTCTATCTACTGTTTTCCACTGTGTTGGTGGTTCTGCTGCTACTGGGCGGGATGAATCTCTTCGACGCCCTGTGCCATATGTTCGCCACCATTGCCACAGGCGGCTACTCCACCAAGAATCTTTCCATGGGCCATTACCAGAGTGCTTATCTGCATCTGGTGGTTACGATGTTCATGTTCCTGGGGGCGATCAACTTCGCCCTGCATTACCAAGCCTTGCGCGGACGTCCCCTGGCCTTGTGGAGCAATTCCGAGGCTCGATTTTTCACTGTGCTCACACTGGGAACCGTCACCGTGATTGCCCTGACGCTTTGGGCGCAGCAAACCTATGAAACCCTGGGCGAGGCTTTCCTGTTCAGCGCTTTCAACCTGGTCTCCATCATCACCACCACCGGCTATGCCACAGCGGACTTTGCCCTCTGGCCGCCTCTGGCCGCGGCGCTTCTCTTCGTGGCCATGTTCATCGGCGGATGCGCCGGGTCCACTTCCGGAGGGGTGAAGTGCATGCGCGTCCTCCTGGTGGCCAAGCATATGTACAGGGAAGGCTTCCGGGTCATCCATCCCCAGGCCGTGGTCCTGGTCAAGATGAGCGGCAAGCGGGTGGAGGAAAGCGTTGTCAGCGGAATTTGTGGGTTTCTGGGGCTGTTCGCGGCTCTGTACTTGGTGCTGTCCCTGCTGCTGGCGGCCATGGGATTGGACCTGGTCACTTCCTTCAGCGCGGCCATCGCAGCCATGGGCAACATCGGCCCAGGCTTTGGCAGTGTAGGTCCTGCTGAAAATTTCGCCCACCTACCCGACGCGGCCAAATGGCTGCTGGCCTGGGGCATGCTCCTGGGTCGCCTGGAACTGTACGCCGTAATTATCTTTCTGTTTCCGGCCTTCTGGAGGGCGTGAGGGGCACGGTCCGGAGAGGCACTTTTCTCTCTTTTGAGAGATCAGCGTCCAGCATCAGCTTCATGGCTGCATGTAGGGGAAGTGCCCCATGCCCTGATACCTCGCGGTCCTGGTGCAGGCAGCATCAAGAGAAAGTCGATGAAGGTGGTCTTTGCGAGTGCCAACCTGGGCGATACAGGGAAAGATTCGGTGAAATGGCGGACTGGCTCGACTCCTCCGAGACGTGCTGGAGTCAATCCTGCTCGTTTTCAGCCATGGGAAAGTCCACCTTGATCTTGTAGGTCTTTTCCGCGGGCAGGTTCAGGATTTCGATGCCGGTCTTGGCCGTGATCTCGGCCAGGGTTTCGCGGACCTTGTCCACCCCGGGCGCGATCATGGTGAACCAAACGTTGTACATGTGTTGGCGCAGGTAATTGTGGGTCACGCCGGGGTGGCGGTTTACCTCGGCCGTGAACAGATCCAGTTTGCCCTCCGGGACCTGGGCCGCGCAGAGGGTGCTGGTCCAGCCCAGCTTGCGGGATTGGAAGTTGGCCCCAATCCGGCGGATGATGCCCTTGCCCTTGAGGGCCCGGACCCGGGCCAGGGCTTCGGCCTCAGTCAGGCCGAACTGTTCACCGATCCGGGCGTAGGGTCGCGGATCCAGGGGGAAGTCGGTCTGGATCAGGTCCAGGATTTTTTTGTCTACGGCGTCCATTGGTTTGTTCCTCGGAGGTCTGTCCCTCGGGCTATTGCGCTTCGGCCTTCTTCGGTTGATAGGTGCACAGCGGTTCCTCGGCCAAATAGTGGCCACTCATGGTCTGGGCTCGAGCCCGACACCCGGCGCAGACCTTATGGTACTCGCAGACCCCGCACTTTCCCTGGTAGGTCTTCTGGTCGCGAAATTCCAGAAACTGTTTTGATTTTTTCCAGATTTCCGGAAACGGCGTGATTTTGGTCTGGCCGCAGTCCAGATCCAGGTAGCCGCAAGGCTGGACCTGGCCGGTGTGGGAGATGAAGCAGAACCCCGTACCGCCCAGACAGCCCCGGCTGACCGCGTCCAGGCCAAAGTTGTCCATGGTCACCGGGATTCCCTCCTCTTTGGCCCTTTGACGCATTATGCGCAGGTAGTGGGGCGCGCAGGTGGCCTTGAGCTGCATGGAGGTGGTCTTGCGGAAATCGTAAAACCAGTTGAGCACTTCTTCGTATTCCTCGCCGGTAATCACTTCCCGGCCCAGGTTCGCGCCTCGCCCCGTGGGCACCAGCAGGAAAATATGCCAGGCTACGGCACCCAGTTTTTCGGCCAGGTGGAAGATTTCCTTGAACTGGCCCAGGTTGTTCCTGGTCACGGTGGTATTGATCTGGAAGGGCAGACCCACGGCCTTGAAATGCTCAATGGCCCGCAGGGCACCGTCAAATGCTCCCGGCACCCCGCGAAAGACATCGTGGCTGGCTGCATCCGGTCCGTCCAGGGAAATGCTGGCCCGCTGGATGCCGGCCGCTTTCATCTTCTTGGCCACATCCGCGGTGACCAGGGTACCGTTGGGGGCCATGACGCAGCGCAGACCCTTGGCATCGGCATAGGTGACCAACTCGAAGATGTCCGGTCGGAGCAGGGGTTCGCCACCAGTGAAAATGATGATCGGATCTCCGACTTCCGGAAATGTGTCGATCAAGGCCTTGGCTTCCTCGGTGGACAACTCGCCCGGATACGGCTCCATGTGCGCCTCGGCCCGGCAGTGTTTGCAGGCCAGATTGCAGGACCGGGTCACCTCCCAGGCGATCAGCCGACAGGGCGGCGAACCGTCAGACAGGGGTTTGGGCATGCCTGAGAGGCTTTTTGGGGCGCCCGTTGGGTGGCCGATAGGGCTGCTCCCTGAGTGTCCGGAAGATTGGACACCCTGAGAGGTGGAGTGATTTTTATCGATGGAGTGAGGATGCTGCATAGTGTTCAGAATGTAAGAGATGGAGTAAACGATTGCAGTGGGCTTAGGAAATCTCTCCGAGTAGTATTGCGGATTTGATCAAGAGAGACGCCTTCAATCACACCTTCTTTGTAGGCCTTGAACCTTTTTTCCGACTCTTCAGCCCATCTTTGCTCAATGTTCGCATCCTGATGATCCAGGCTATCCAATAGTGTCTCAACAAGGTGAATTTTTTCAATAGGCTTCAGGGATAGTGCTTTTGTCGTGACCTCATTGATCATCATAACCAACACTCCTGCAATAGCACATCGTGTAATTGTGACATATTCAGCCTGATAGGTATTCGCTATCGTATCCAATCCAGTACGTTTTCGGAATAATACGTCAGGATCAGGTCAGCCCCGGCCCGTTTGATGGCGGTCAGGGTTTCCAGGGCCACGGTTTGTTCGTCGATCCAGCCGTTTGCCGCGGCAGCCTTGATCATGGCGTACTCGCCGCTGACCTGGTAGGCGGCCAGGGGAACGTCCGTGGCTTCACGCAGGTCGCGGAGAATGTCCAGATAGGGCAGGGCCGGCTTGACCATCAAGAGATCAGCGCCCTCATCCAGGTCGGCCAGGGCTTCCCGGAGAGCTTCCCGGCGATTGCCCGGATCCATCTGATAGGTCTTGCGGTCTCCGAACTGAGGGGGGCTTTCCGCGGCCTCCCGAAACGGACCGTAAAAACTGGACGCGTACTTCACGGCATAGCTCATGATCGGCAGGTGGGTGAAACCCGCGTGGTCCAGGGCCTTGCGGATGGCCAGCACCCGGCCGTCCATCATGTCCGAGGGCGCGACCATGTCCGCACCGGCCCGGGCGTGGGACAAGGCAACCTTGGCCAGCAGTTCCAGGGTCGGGTCGTTAAGCACCTCTTCCTCGCAAACCAGACCGCAATGGCCATGGGAGGTGTACTCGCACAGACAGACGTCCGTCATCACACACAAGTCCGGATAGGACCGTTTCAAGGCGGCCACGGCCCGCTGCACGATGCCGTTTTCCGCCCAGCCCTGGGAGCCGGTGGGGTCCTTGGTCTTGGGGATGCCGAACAGGATGCAGGCCCCAAGCCCCATATCCACGGCCCGGCCAACCCGTTCCACCA
This Desulfonatronum thioautotrophicum DNA region includes the following protein-coding sequences:
- a CDS encoding TfoX/Sxy family protein codes for the protein MSRTGGRQLTDLKNIGKKIAGRLNEAGIFTEDDLRRLGAAEAHRKIKERHPAETLPVCYYLYSFEGALTDMHWNAIGEARKRELQAQISG
- the trkA gene encoding Trk system potassium transporter TrkA, with protein sequence MRIVIIGAGEIGFHVAQRLSKEHKDVVVIDKNPETLRRISDHLDVQTIEGSGSSPVILEQAGIVQARLLLAVTDSDEANLTACLFARALAPELTKLARIRNQEYLHYKSTLTREILNIAHVINPDQEVVRALERMLEIPGAMEVNTFAGGRVKLIGVRLCPDSPLIGLRLMDIPDRYRDNRFIVAAIVRDERLLIPTGPDTLRREDVVYFICADTQVEHVLPLFSPCTTKVRNVMIIGGGGVGLLAAQALERNGFSVKLIERDPQRCEQLAGALEKTIVLHGDGSDGDLLQEEGIRETDAFIALTGGEETNVLLSLLAKRMGADKTITRINKFAYIPLARAIGLENVISPRIAAVHTIFRHVRRGKVISSVLIRGEEAEALEAMAQEKTPIVHKPIKDLHFPKGALILCVIRGEEVIIPDGASVILPGDRIVILCSRANIAKVERALAVKLEYI
- a CDS encoding pentapeptide repeat-containing protein: MTWYIAAPIIAVVLLLNMTGPLDAFDQADLDQLRGSRQCPNCNLSGANLSGARLNRADLSEANLRNADLSWANLNGARLVGADLSQADLSSANLSWSDLSGANLTETTLTRANLTGAKLSGAAWIDGRECAEGSIGVCG
- a CDS encoding cation:proton antiporter family protein, with protein sequence MLVILVSFAFLFGLALTRIGLPPMVGFLVAGFAYNMVGLLPPSGLDLVADLGIKLLLFSIGLKLDVRGLLKAEIWASATVQMILTTALMCGILFLGQYWLDTPLLDMSWQTILVLGFALSFSSTVFAVKVLEEKGDLTAFYGRIAIGILIMQDLFAVLFLSVSEGKAPSVWALGVLALPFLRPVLYRLLDLAGRGELFILCGLFIALGVGAEGFSLVGLKPDLGALVVGVMIAGHPRASELSKALFGFKELMLVGFFLSIGMTGLPTLEMLFASVLLCLILPVKTGVYHLIVSRFGMRSRSSLFASLTLTNYSEFGLIVAAIAVGQGMLSGDWLLITAMTVSISFALSSPLSTHSEFVYRRLLTWLCRFERDYCHPHDMPIDLGEVKAVVLGMGRIGSGAYDELQKTYGKQICGVEHAPDRVDFNRTQGRNVILGDACDTEFWLKLRKDIRLELVILAMPNHQGNLYAAQQLRNLGFNCQVAAIARFPEEVEELSAIGVCTAFNMYEQAGAGLARSAVEGCHLART
- the priA gene encoding replication restart helicase PriA, with amino-acid sequence MPLETNERYVDTSGEARLVNQTWNVALCSPPYRVFTYATPDYLPGYAWAPGQRVMVPVGGRTRMGVIMEPADAGGSGRALKPMAWPLDQERLLTDAVLELIQHLARRQMVPEGLVLSSVLPKALRSGQPRFILTDGSRKQRWTLDKLLRLPASEVQALGQAWMAGQLRLDQMERKSDDEVLYTLVRQPPWGLRPRAKRQEAVLEYLFTHGSATARRIAHAVASPSLTDSGEAPIVSPSDFQSISKIPEHTPHSSDAARPSTGDLGAQRYGSVRESKQNIVRVLKDLVRKELIQAEPILPGETAPHLASPEHPPLDDRALTSEQAQVLAVLEQDLGQVLGQDANGATTEDTTAGTDHSQRSRSNPQARVRLIHGVTGSGKTLVYLRLAQAALNQGRSVLLLAPEVALSAQIWNEVNRRFPGTPRHWYHGSLAAGTKLAVFRALGHQATPQIVVGTRSALFLPFANLGLIVLDEEHDASYKQDEGFTYQAKEVAFFRIRQHGGLLLLGSATPDIKSFHAAEQGDIGRLSLRHRVSHRPLPEIQLVDMRPEPRSVPLSSLCRTELTGVLERGEQAMFLLNRRGFAPLVSCLDCGTAPKCPRCEVGLTYHKGWERLLCHYCGHAQAFPLGCGQCGGTRFLPMGEGTEGLEEYLENQGATGEGIVRLDRDSTKLKGSMEQILEAFGQGRAQVMVGTQMLSKGHHFPNVTMVVAVDGDVGLNLPDYRAAEKTFQLLVQLAGRAGRGDRPGRVLIQTRNPEHPCWEHIRTGNYEGFFAQELERRRKFAYPPFVKLAMIRLSFPREWENGPALVAAAGEHLRQEADRLGLRVLGPAPAPLGLLNGRKRFQCLLKAMSWQSLREIYTSLRASLPASSPLRATLDLDPVNML
- a CDS encoding rubredoxin-like domain-containing protein, whose translation is MASFKCDNCGNTLEAATPPEICPACSKKCSFVDVTCYTPECGGPDSQNINPTMFQKKNASDKTQG
- a CDS encoding PQQ-dependent sugar dehydrogenase, whose product is MKRKTSALPMLLTLLLVAFYAHCGRETSIADAGESRIHRTVIMSGLSNPWDLAFASDGAMLFTEKCRGLFVRTSDGTVRHLFGNRGATLEADDFFCRGQSGMLGVALDPAFAENRRVFVFMASQANRVRTNRVVRLTVDETYVTVSDRMDIIDDIPFKQSFSRWGRAGAHSGGRIRFSPTDGYLYVATGDNHEGRLPQDLSRLGGKVLRVDGDGRAAAGNAIPADGDPRIFTHGHRNVQGLAFHPETGRPFACEHGPAHDDEVTPLSPGGNGGWDPAPLPGVSCWHDYCGYTSNNPEGRPTPMTDLNRFPDALQPSWNNRGDSEGMGPCVFLEGPHWQDWEGRLAVGFLRGARIELLTLDAADMTTEAIVIPGLPSQRMRSLVLGPDGALYVATDGGGIWRLESI